The window GGAACCTTCGCCGTCGACGAAACCCTCAATTTCCACTGTCGTTTCAGTTCTCACTCACCAACGCTCAAAATCACGCTGGCGATTCCTCAACTCCCTCTGTCCCAACGGCTTCGATCCCGGCGAGTTTTCCGATATCGTTCTCCAAATCAAGAACAATCCTCATCTAGCCCTCCGTTTCTTCCTCTGGACTCAGAACAAATCCCTCTGCAATCACAATCTCATTTCTTACTCGACCCTCATCCACATCCTTGCTCGCGGTCGACTCAGAACTCATGCCAAGGATGTTATTCAAACCGCCATTAGGGCTGCGGAGCTCGAAGATAGCGATAATTATTCTGAATCTGAGCGGTTCTCTTCTTCGAGGCCTTTGAAGCTTTTTGAAACCCTCGTCAAGACATATAAACGGTGTGGCTCTGCCCCCTTTGTGTTTGATTTATTGATTAAAGCTCTTCTGGATTCTAAAAAGCTCGATTCATCCATTGAAATTGTTAGAATGTTACGGTCTCGTGGGATTAGCCCACAAGTTAGTACGTTGAATTCGTTGATTTTGTTGGTGTCAAAATGCCAGGGGGCTAATGTAGCTTATGCAATTTTTACAGAGGTTTTTGGTTTAGATTGTGAAATAGAGAAAGAACATGTGAAATTGAAGGGTAGAGTTAGTCCTAATGTTCATACTTTTAACACATTAATGGACTGTTTTTATCAAGATGGGTTTGTAGGGAGGGTGAAGGAGATTTGGGATCAATTGGCTGATTCAAATTCAATTCCAAACAGCTATAGTTATAGTATCCTAATGGCAGTTTTATGTGAAGAGAAGAGAATGGGAGAAGCAGAGGAATTGTGggaagaaatgaaaatgaagaagtTGGAACTTGATGTTGTAGCTTACAATACAATAATTGGAGGATTTTGTAAAGCAGGAAATACTCAGAGAGCTGAAGAGTTCTATAGAGAAATGGAACTCAGTGGAATAGAGAGTACTTTCTCCACCCTTGAACATCTCATCAACGGCTATTGTGACACTGGAGATGTTGATTCTGCATTACTTGTGTACAAGGATATGCGTAGGAAACGGTTTAGTCTCAATGCGTCAACGCTTGAAGGACTTATTGAAGTGTTGTGTGCTGAGAGAAGGCTTTTAGAAGCTTTAGATGTTTTTGGTTTTGCCGTTGAAGACTCTAGCTTTTGTCCTACAATGGAAACTTTTGAAGTTCTGATAAATTGGTTGTGTCAAGAAGGGAAAATTGAAGGTGCATTTAAGCTTCAAGCGCAGATGGTAGGGAAAGGTTTTAAGCCAAATTTGAAGATTTATCAATCGTTTATCGATGCTTACATGAAAGAAGGAAATGCAGAAATGGTTGAGAAATTGGGGAAGGAAATGCATGAAATCCAGCTGAGTTGAGAAGGGAATTGTATCGCATTGTATCTCTCCATCTCCACAATGCAGCTGATCAAGAAGTTTCTATTGGCAAGAGAGGTGAGTTATACTTATTTAGGATAAATTCTTGAAGATGCATTTCTTGTattattatgatcattattttttaTCTTAGGTTAGTTTGTAAAATCATTTATGTTCTTAGGACCAGTTAAAGGTAATCCAAATTTTGTTGTGGTTTCATGACATTTCTTCATGAATCTGAGAGTTAGGATTTGATTAATAAAGACCCTTAAAGATGGTGGGAGGAGCATGTGGAATCAAGCTCCAAACTTGAAAGCAACAAACTAGGAACTGAGCATAGTGTAGTAGTCTAAGAAGCACGCACACAAACATGAGCATGTTCATGAAACAAAATGGCCATAggtcaatttaaaaaaaaaaaaaataggacaTAGACACATTGGTGATCCGCTCTTTattaatattgttttttaaGGAAGTATATAAAGTAAACATAAAGTACTAAAAATGCACACActaagaaaacataaaatgtcaactaaattaataattataggAGATGAAACAGTTAGGTTTTTAACTACAGTTTTTCTATGTTTATATTTTAGGGAAGAAGATGAACTTACCTCCTACAAAGTTGTAACATAGTGGGGGGGCCTAAACCTAGGTTCCTTTCATCCTTCTAGGGATAGGACTTATGAAAGGTTGGATCATAGGGGGAATCAAATGAGAGCTTGCAAAGTGTAGACTCTTTGGAGGACAAGATGGCCTCAGCCTCCGAGGCCGATGCGAGCTAGTTGGACCAAGTGGTCTAGTTGCCTCACACTCTCTTTAATGGTGCCTCTCTTGGATCTGTTTGCAACTCATTTAGTGTCCCTCATTTGGGCTTTCCTCGTAGGTCCAAAATTGTTCCAATCAAATGTGATGCAACCAAACAAATTTATTCTTTAAAGCAATTGAAAATTTGTGAGGTATTATTAGtttattactttttcttttcttgaaaatattttgttttcgAAAAGTATTTAAATTGAAAGGTAGGtagagaggagagagagagattggCAATTGATAGTTGTAAGAAAAGGAACCAAGAGTACTTAGATTCCAACATTTCTTTGTTGTGTACCAAAAATTCTCTAGAAAGACTGTATGTGGATTATGGGTTCTCAATTCTTGGATCACTTGTGTGAAATGTTCTTTCATATGTTCCTACCcaatgaaaaacaaaaagtagCTTCATTTTAATTTTCTCTTCAAACTTAAAAGATAAAAGCAACTTAGGTCTTAATGACATTAATAACGTGTAACAATTACCAATATAaccattaaatttaaaatattatataacaatatttttaaaaagatacaaatatagtaaaatatgtTAGAGTCATCAATGGTAAAAGTTTATCATGAACAGacaatatattataaatattagtcTATTTCTCGATAGAAATCTATTtttgatagaagtctatcgtagatatattttattgtatttataaattttttgaaTGTTGTTATACActtgattattatttttaaaattgttattcaTTGCAATTACTCTAATAAACATTGGTCATAATGAGCTCCGTGTAATGGAAACATTCATCCTTGGAGATTGAAAGTTCAATTTACACTTCCGAAACTATTGTACTAAAAATTGGCAttggtttgtttttttaataacttTTCACCTATTATTGGTaggataattatttttcttttgatattgtaactgtatattttatttaattgtattGATTGTTTTAATGggtataaatttatatattatactTACTAAAACTCTATTTAATTTGTGGACCAATTTTAAGAAATTTGAAAGCTATAAAATTAAAGACACAGACCTTCAAGTGAATGAGTTTGTAATTTAATATACTGCACCCAGGAAACATGTATGCATCCCAAATCCTTTGTATGTTTTCTGTTGGCTGCTTCTTCTGTCTCACCTCATCTTTCGAGTTGACCTACGTAAGAGTACTAACACCAGTTTGGCGCCAAGTAAACCAAACTCCAATGTATAAGTTAGTACTATGTATATATGGTTTAGTTGTACTCCAATGTATAAGTTAGTACTATGTATATATGGTTTAGTTGTACagaattattttttgaaatttaccTACTCTTCTTTTGAGTTGTCAAATGAGGTTATTTATAATTCTCTTCTTCTCACACTTACCTATAGACTGTGGTTACGATAACACCGCTGATGTCATACTGATTGTGACCCCAAGGTTGAAGAAAATTAGGACCAAAACTCCGTTTAACTTTTTTCAATTAATATAATTCCTTTACCTCGATTGATCGGTCTAAAACTTGTGAGCCTGACTTTTCTCCTTTCAGACACACAATTCCCATAAACTTCGTTTATAATGTtctttaaagagaaaaaaaagggtaaatGAAACCAATAATGGCAGTGATTGtggcaaatatatatataatatataacataGCAAGTTGAATTGAGAACAAATTTGTGAACAATCCACCTCTCatcttttatctttatgtcaAATTTAAAACGACACTCATGTAATCATCGAATCAATTCtatctttaaaatataattttaattccATAATATTTTCctctttgattattttttttttagaaaataaattgaTTTTGGAATAAGAATTCCCTTTCCACCTcactaataatttattttctctaataataaagaatctttttttttaaataatctttttttttaaaaaaatgataatatcAAAAATAAGTTAGGAGGAAAAATATCGACAAAAATATGGTAGTTTGGATAAAGTCAAGTCGTAAATGGAGTCCACAACTTCAATGAGCTCAACTTCAGAAAGTCGTAAATGGGGTACGACTTTCCAGAAAGtcgtatatatatattaaataatgaaaaaaaaggtGTGGTGTTCACGTGCGATCACATTGAAGTTGTGGATCCCGCTCAAACTACCCCATTTTTGTTAATGTTTTTTCTTCTACCATATTTTTTagttacttttaaaaaatacattatttaaaaaaagattcaatagaaaaatatatatgataaGCGTAAGCCACACAATTTTGTAATTTCATTGATTACTGTTAATTTTGATGCCTTATTCTTGATTCTACTTGTCTTTGTAAAAAGCAGAGATGTTCAATTATTCACATCAATTGATATTGCTACCATAATAGAATAATTTTCGTGACATTACATCTAAGTGGATAATGTTAAGTAATGTAATCTACTATAACTTTAATATTCCATCTTACCCATTTGAAATTTCTCAATATCTCATTATAAATTATCCTTTTATGATAGTGTCAAAAGCGTTTAATTTCGAAAGTAGGTCATTtggatgaaaaaaaattgaactgtTTTGTTAACCACTTAAAATcgtttttgaaatattttcaaaattcgACTTCAATGGCTTTTCTATTGgaagagtttaaataaaaataacattttaaaataaatttatttatgtcGATCTAAATAAGTGGTCATAACATTGACCAAGAGACTATAAGTTTTAATTTATACGtataaattctaaaaaaaaaaacttataattCTTTCCTTGGTTGTAATATTACCCTTAACCTTCCATAAGTGTTTTAAAACTATTTCAAGACTATCACGGAGTTAAAAGTCTTTAAAATTTTGAAcgaaaattgaaaaatggaatTGCGTGGGAATGACTTATAAGAACAATTGGATTGTTGTTCGTTCTAGGTCATCGCCCCACCGctctaaatttcaatttttaaatttttgtttgaaattttaggagatttatgtttaattttgaattcTTTACGAAAGTTTATGGACAATATCGTAACTTTTGAAGGAACGGAAAAACCAAAGGATAAAATGTAGATGTACCTCAAGCCCGAGAGTACATGGCAATTGCACAAAGTTAAATTCacactagtagaaaaatggcctacgatgacagttaaatgttgtcattaaaagctttcatgacagttttttagagtcattgatgcggcagtcatggaaagtatttcaTGACAGTTGTAAAAAATTGTCACGAAAAGTGGTTTttcatgacatagaataaatgtcacaaaagaaacattttatgacagattataactgtcattatttagttacgatgacggttaataactatcacaatttacattttatgatagagtgtaactgtcattatttatcttttatgacagttaataattatcattgttcatattttatgacagcttataactgtcatagtttactttttatgacggaggataactgtcattgttaatattctattactgatattaaatgtcattatttatcatttatgacactttttaatTGTCATCATTTTACAATCCTCTTTCTTATTGAATCTTGTATTTCTTgtcgccctgccattacacatactATTACAGACTAATACAATCACATATAGAAAAAACAATGAACGCTTTTATAGGCCCAACACACTTtgtaatattgctttaattgttggtacaaatgtgtttcaaagtatttaaataactacatttaaacaaaaaaaaaattcctaccaaacctacaaaaaagcctatacattaatgaattggcgtaaatatggcttcattgctccaatagattgtggcaaaacctaataagataagaaaaggaaaaaaaatgattcaacaagacaacacattcacccacataaacacatcacattcacttcatgatAAACAACCCACTTcaaacaacatagagcacatacacacttcaagaataataacttctaagcttagtTAAATTCATCCCACAAACTAAgataaattacatacacacttcaacaacacttcatgatcaacaaaacactttaacaacacttcataaacaacaacacacttcaacaacacacttGAAGAATACATAATcgcaaacaccaaattcagcctacatacttaacaaaactcaaagctaaaacacctacaagcatatcaatggctaaaagtaagaaaattgatcaaacgatgcactagcacaaagtacaaaaggagagaaaaccaaccttttgaatgaaaatggattatgaAGTGCTGGGATTTGAAGTAGAAGGCTGAGAACAACTTTTAGCATCTGACAAGTAAAACAGAGTGTCTCATCTTAGCAAAAAGTGTATTCAAGTTACATACACTAAATTAATGGAGTTAATTTGATGAACTTCAAAAAAtgcattttaataattttgaaattgtACGCTAAACTCTATTTTTATATTAAGAGTCTAAACTTGCTTAATAATCAGTGAAGTAACAACATGCGAGATTTAAGCAAGAGAATGGAGAAGTACACAGAAAATGAATAACCTTTCCAACTGACATGCATGCAATGAAAATGAGGGCATAGTAGCTGAAAAGAAACCAAATAAGGAAACCCCATTTCTGTCCCTCTTCAGGCAACTGCTTGCATCAACAAGACAAACTAAATACTCAAAGCTTGTAAATTGATGATTTGGCTAATGTTAACTAACGGATAATATAACTACACAGTCTTTAGCATCTCTAAACCACAGGGTACCAATAACAGTCCACGCACATAGAAACGGGTAGTGCAATAGAGACAAGATAGAAAGAACCACGACTCTTCCACAAACCCAAGCATACCGCTGTTGCCATCTAAAATCTCTAACGAAATTTAAATTCAACAGTAAGAATAAGACACCCCTTAAGAATCTAAAATATACTATAAATAGAAGAATTAAGTAGTGCCTCTTCCACAAGTGCATTATATAGAGAGATAAAAGGAGAAAGCCTTAAAATCCCATTCAAGCTGAAAATGCATTATCTATGAACAACAAAAGGTGAAAAGAAAACACAGAGGTATAATCAACCTGAATGAAGAAAATGGTACACATAGCCATCAAAAGCAATCGATCATATACAATCATTCCAACGCTGGAAAAGCTCAAGTAAAAAACACAAGTAGGGGGTTAAAGTAAATCAAGAAAGAGGTAAcataaacaagaaacaagacTTTCTAGTTGAACAATATGATCTCAGAAGGAATGCAAGAGAAGACTCACGAAATCCAATTACAATTTTTAGTGACttttcaaagaaaatataaCCGTGGTAAAGTAATACTCATTCTATTTAAACAATGATCAAATTTAAATGTCCATCTATCCAAGTTGAGAAGTTAGAAGGTCGGCAATTGCAAAACCTGTTTATGATTGCCAGTGTTACACACAATTCAAACAAACTAAGCCTCATACGGTATAACAATGGCATATACTTTATGGCATAAACTTCAAATAAAGTAAACTTGAAGTACTACGCCAAAAAGATTCTATTCATTATTTCTCTccttttttaagattaaaaaacACTTTCATTGAGAACAATGAAATAGGAAGAGTTAGGTAACATAAAAAAGACAGTCCGTATACCCTTTCGACATTGGGGAACACTAAgggcaaaataataataacaataaaataaaaacccaAAACATTTCACATCTTGTTGGCTTAATGGGGCAGCAGTTAGCTCATGAAGAAAACATTTCACATCTACGATTGTTCAAGCCATTAGATAgtgagaagaaaggaagaaaaaataaaaataacattaAAGTTAATGGTAGTTAAAAAGCCTAGTTATTAGAGATTAACTTGAAGGAAGAGTATAAATGCTTAGAGTAAGAAATGTGGATGGTCTAAACCCATCTTTAATGACGTTCCTACCATAAATTATCGAGATCCTGTTTTTTTTCATCATCAAAACTCTCCACAGAATAAACAGAGAGCCAATATTCCAACAAAGACTTCATGAAATCTCTGGTAGGTTAGCTTCTTCGCCATACTACGACTTGTGTGGCtagaaaaagaaatgagaaGAAGTACAAGAACAATCGTAAAGCAAGCTCATGAGCTGATGTTTAGGAATTGGGGTATTTTAACACTTCGCTTTACtcttaatttaaatataaacgtaAGTATCCTCTACTTTTAATTCCTAAAAGCTGAAGTACCAAACAAGATAAAACAAAGTGgacaattacaaaaaaaacttCATAACCAAAGCCCATAAAGAAATATGGAACCTAAGAAGGGACCAAACATCGTAAGGAATTCTACCTAGTGTCACAGAAAAGGAAAaaccaaaataacaaaggaGGTGTAGGACACTTTTACCATAAAGAATCAAATCTCACATTACTACTTCCATGATTAGTTTGATAAAAAGGTCACTTTAAAAAGTATCATtactaaatttaatattaacaAGTCATGACCTAAGATTCATGTATTATTATTCAATCTTCTTAGAAATTATGATTGACGCATCTTCCATGGAAAGCTAAGCTACAAGATAGCCAGCCAGTGAAATCATTTATAACCTTATAACGAAACTCTGAAATGAAAAAACACGATGTGCCAACTACCAATTCAAATTAAGATGGTTACACACACCAAGTGCCTTATATTAACAATCTCACATGTCTATTACTGACAAGAATGGCATTGCGACTAACAGAACTCGACACAGACATGCTATTAATCGAAGTAGTTGTAGAAGCTGatgttgaagaagatgaagtatctaattgatcattttttttgaaattaacAACAACCCACACATAGACATTGAAATCCATCAAACTCGAAAGATAAAATCAtataaaaataagagaaaaaagggagaaaataaaaaataaattcaagaGTCAGTAAATGAAACTGCGAGCGACGAAGAACCTGTGTAGACGAAACAGAACCTACGCAGACGGAAGAGGTGGCTTCTGAACGGCGGTGGCTGCTTGCGAGCGATGACGAACCTAAACAGACGGAACAGAACGCGTGACGGTGGCTTGCGAGCGACCACGAACAGAACGTGCAACCACGAGTAACGAGCGACGATGAACACGAGCAACGACAAAACGACACGCAGACAGAAAAGGCGGTGACGGCTTGCGAGCGACGATGAACACCACGTAGACGAAAGAGACGATGTCGAACAAGTTAGGGCTTTTTAGGTTACCGTGCGGCAGGCAGAAGATTGGGGGAGAAGGAGAAATTTGGGGGGGgaaaagttaaattaaaagttagggcttttttattaataagaaaggagataaaaaaaatatataattaataaattattttattatttatattcaatgacagttaaaatttttcatagatttatgacagttaaaaactgtcataaattcttTAAATCCGAAAAATTCCGCCTTTTCCTGCCAAAAACGCGCATTTTGAccttttatgacagttttttcttccctctttttaattttggatgaAATGAACTGTCATAGTAGATACCTTTTCTTGTAGTTTCACCTTTATCTTAATTCCAAAAATTTCAACATATCATAGAAGATAATTAGACATGCCGACCATGATGCAACCTGTAGAAATGATAGAGGTTAAGAATGTTGGGATTTATATTCTTAAATGTCGCCATTTGTAAATTTGTATTTTTGTAAACAAATTTGATGTATAGACAGAGTCTTAATAATTATTTCACAAGTAAGTATAGTGTTATATTATTTCTTTGCATAACTCAAGTATAAACTATAATCTAATGTAATTTCATGTAACTTGAATAATATATATGGTCGACATGTAAGTGGATCATGATCAAGTAATAATCTAATGGTCTATAGAATATGGATAAAGTTAGATACTTTATCT is drawn from Cucumis melo cultivar AY chromosome 11, USDA_Cmelo_AY_1.0, whole genome shotgun sequence and contains these coding sequences:
- the LOC103498439 gene encoding pentatricopeptide repeat-containing protein At2g15980, with translation MSGPLLKRTLRPIGNSTVNLQFSSSFFSSSPPAEPSPSTKPSISTVVSVLTHQRSKSRWRFLNSLCPNGFDPGEFSDIVLQIKNNPHLALRFFLWTQNKSLCNHNLISYSTLIHILARGRLRTHAKDVIQTAIRAAELEDSDNYSESERFSSSRPLKLFETLVKTYKRCGSAPFVFDLLIKALLDSKKLDSSIEIVRMLRSRGISPQVSTLNSLILLVSKCQGANVAYAIFTEVFGLDCEIEKEHVKLKGRVSPNVHTFNTLMDCFYQDGFVGRVKEIWDQLADSNSIPNSYSYSILMAVLCEEKRMGEAEELWEEMKMKKLELDVVAYNTIIGGFCKAGNTQRAEEFYREMELSGIESTFSTLEHLINGYCDTGDVDSALLVYKDMRRKRFSLNASTLEGLIEVLCAERRLLEALDVFGFAVEDSSFCPTMETFEVLINWLCQEGKIEGAFKLQAQMVGKGFKPNLKIYQSFIDAYMKEGNAEMVEKLGKEMHEIQLS